ACCGACAGTTGCTACGTGAAAAATGGCAGAAAAAAGTATTGGCGTCCCCGTCTGATATCCAACTGCCACCGATGGAAGAACTGTTTATTCAGAAAGCCATATCCATTATTGAAGCCCACATCGATGATGCTCATTTTGATGTAGAGCAATTGGAAGAAGCCATGAATATGAGCCGTATGCAATTGTATCGAAAGTTAAAAAGTATCCTCAATTTGTCGGGTGCCGAATTTATCCGGCAAGTGAGGCTGAAGCGGGCTCTTCAATTGCTTGAAAGCGGCCACTTTAACGTATCGGAAGTAGCCTGGAAAGTAGGGTTCAACGACCCAGCCTATTTCAGTCGCTGTTTTAAAAAAGAATTTGGTAAAGCTCCGCAGGAATTTCTGGCGAAGGCCTAAGACGACAGTTGATATGACTAAAATTGTTGCAAAAAATCGGTGGCTTTCAGGATAAGAATCGTCTGGAAGGGATGCAAAATTAACAAATCCTCATCTCCACTAATAATACACGAAGCCTGAGCAGATAAGGCGAGGGCTAGATACTTGTCATCTTTAGGGTCACGACAAGCTACCACGGTTTCAGTTACCTGTACTTCATGAAAACGACTTAAAAATCGATCAGCAATTTCTTCCCGTACGCTCAAACTGAAATACTTATCGAATTTACTTCTGAACAGGACATCAAGAAATTCTAGACAGGTTTCATTGGAATAGACAATTGTACCAATTGAATCAGC
This window of the Spirosoma aerolatum genome carries:
- a CDS encoding putative toxin-antitoxin system toxin component, PIN family produces the protein MKDRFVFDANALISAALSRLPTNAHALKKADSIGTIVYSNETCLEFLDVLFRSKFDKYFSLSVREEIADRFLSRFHEVQVTETVVACRDPKDDKYLALALSAQASCIISGDEDLLILHPFQTILILKATDFLQQF